A stretch of the Saccharolobus caldissimus genome encodes the following:
- a CDS encoding acyl-CoA dehydrogenase family protein, with translation MILDLNFEISEDLRLILNSIKELLDSKWSTKKLRAVIEGNNEHVEQIWKEIVKLDLLSYISNSSLRDAVIINELLGSKLLPGIVVSTIVASRGIKDKNTLNRIYAGEVKVAISDSNMVPAAGDADLILIGNKLIKREDCNITTFNSIDNSMRIGRVEYSKYDTINVNEAEMSLLFASQMVGSGEEVVNMSTKYSKERMAFGKPIGSYQAIKHRVVNDAIDVELTRSIVLEASEDIKYAWIAKDIANKKMPKVIMSGIQVHGGIGFTDDLDIHLHLRRVLTLSKIYNRRIDISEFLQPI, from the coding sequence ATGATCTTAGACTTAAATTTTGAGATTAGCGAAGATTTAAGGTTAATTCTGAATAGCATTAAAGAACTGTTAGATTCCAAATGGTCTACTAAAAAATTAAGAGCAGTAATAGAGGGTAATAATGAACATGTAGAACAAATATGGAAAGAGATAGTTAAATTAGACCTGCTTTCTTATATTTCAAATTCTAGTTTAAGAGATGCAGTAATAATTAATGAATTACTGGGAAGTAAATTATTGCCTGGAATAGTAGTTAGCACTATAGTAGCCTCAAGGGGTATTAAAGATAAGAATACATTAAATAGAATATACGCTGGAGAAGTTAAGGTTGCGATTTCAGATTCTAATATGGTACCAGCAGCAGGTGATGCTGACTTAATCCTTATTGGAAACAAATTAATAAAAAGAGAGGATTGCAACATTACTACTTTTAATTCTATAGATAATTCAATGAGAATTGGTAGAGTAGAATATAGTAAGTACGATACGATAAATGTGAATGAAGCCGAGATGTCTTTATTATTCGCCTCTCAGATGGTGGGAAGTGGAGAAGAAGTAGTAAATATGTCAACCAAGTACAGTAAGGAGAGGATGGCCTTCGGAAAACCAATAGGTTCATATCAAGCTATAAAGCATAGAGTAGTTAACGATGCTATTGACGTTGAGTTGACTAGATCCATAGTGTTAGAGGCGTCTGAGGATATTAAATACGCGTGGATAGCTAAAGATATAGCAAATAAAAAGATGCCTAAGGTAATTATGAGCGGTATTCAAGTTCATGGAGGAATAGGTTTTACAGACGATTTAGATATACATCTTCACTTAAGGAGGGTTCTTACGTTAAGCAAAATATATAATAGGAGAATTGATATTTCGGAGTTTCTACAACCTATTTAA
- a CDS encoding STK_08120 family protein, translated as MFEYEGSLKTLILFSLKRKISKNIKNFDEEIRLERVKRKI; from the coding sequence ATTTTTGAATATGAAGGTAGTCTAAAGACTCTCATCCTTTTCTCTCTAAAGAGGAAAATAAGCAAAAACATCAAGAATTTCGATGAGGAAATCAGATTAGAAAGAGTTAAACGAAAAATATAA
- a CDS encoding alpha/beta hydrolase, with protein MPLDPKVKKLLESGFSIPIGKASVEEVRKIFRDLASSAPKVDVGNVEDIRIPGSETNIRARIYYPKNKGPYGILVYFHGGGFVIGDIESYDPLCRMITNACNCVVASIDYRLAPEHKFPAAIIDSYDATKWIYENSDRFDGKMGVAIGGDSAGGNITAVIALLSRGKMNLKYQILIYPAVGFDSVSKSMIEYSDGFFLTREHIEWFGSQYLRSPTDVLDPRFSPILSDLSNLPPALIITAEYDPLRDQGEAYANKLLQAGVPVTSVRFNNVIHGFLSFFPLIEQGKDAIGLIGVTLRKVFYNSF; from the coding sequence ATGCCACTAGACCCAAAAGTTAAGAAGCTTTTAGAATCTGGTTTCTCAATACCAATAGGAAAGGCATCTGTTGAGGAGGTAAGAAAAATATTTAGAGACTTAGCTTCATCCGCACCCAAGGTTGATGTTGGAAATGTAGAAGATATAAGGATACCAGGGAGTGAGACTAACATAAGGGCTAGAATATATTACCCTAAAAATAAAGGACCTTATGGTATTTTAGTTTATTTTCACGGCGGTGGTTTTGTAATAGGAGATATAGAATCTTACGACCCTTTATGCAGGATGATAACTAACGCTTGTAACTGTGTGGTTGCATCTATAGATTATAGATTAGCACCAGAACATAAGTTTCCAGCTGCAATTATAGATTCATATGATGCTACTAAGTGGATATATGAGAATTCAGATAGATTTGATGGGAAAATGGGAGTTGCAATCGGTGGAGATAGTGCAGGAGGCAATATAACAGCTGTAATCGCTCTTTTATCAAGGGGTAAAATGAATTTGAAATATCAAATATTAATTTACCCAGCTGTAGGTTTCGATTCTGTTTCTAAATCTATGATAGAGTATTCTGATGGCTTCTTTTTAACAAGAGAGCATATTGAGTGGTTTGGCTCTCAATATTTAAGAAGCCCAACTGATGTTTTAGATCCAAGATTTTCTCCTATATTATCAGATTTAAGCAATTTGCCTCCTGCGTTAATTATAACTGCTGAATATGATCCCTTAAGAGATCAGGGAGAGGCTTATGCTAATAAATTACTACAAGCTGGAGTTCCAGTCACGAGCGTTAGGTTCAATAATGTTATTCACGGTTTCCTATCTTTCTTTCCCTTAATAGAACAAGGTAAGGATGCCATAGGTTTAATAGGGGTTACGTTAAGAAAAGTCTTCTATAACTCGTTCTAA
- a CDS encoding 4-hydroxyphenylacetate 3-hydroxylase family protein, translating into MRSKEDYLKALKDGRKVYYRGKLVEDITSHPILRIAALHAAKLYEYQDRLYEDSKLGKISKFFKVPKSPQDLLDRHKLIYDLTLYCNGIFNISQAIGSDALFALMITARQVDKKYGTDYYKRVEKYFEEVAKQDLTLATAQTDVKGDRSKRPSEQVDPDMYVRIVDVRSDGIVVKGAKAHTTQSAVSDEIIVIPTRAMRENDKDYAIAFAIPTNTQGLKMYTRPIDEIEGNTSAILSKKDYELETLTVFDNVFIPWDRVFLFKEYDHAGTLAMLFATYHRFTALSYRAATINLFLGSSRLISKLNGIENEKHVRDDIVDIILYKEILRSTAIAAAVNPVFLEEIALPNPIFTNVGKLYSNMHFHDVVKDLIDIAGGIIATMPSEEDLKSEEGSTIIKYLRGAVSGEERVKGLKLVKELAASPITGYLLTGMIHAEGSIEASKIELFRSYNYNEAENLIKKILE; encoded by the coding sequence ATGAGATCAAAAGAAGATTACCTAAAGGCTTTGAAGGATGGGAGGAAGGTTTATTATAGGGGGAAGTTGGTTGAGGATATAACTTCACACCCAATATTAAGGATCGCTGCCCTACACGCAGCTAAACTATACGAGTATCAAGATAGGCTTTATGAGGACTCTAAATTAGGAAAAATTAGTAAATTCTTTAAAGTACCAAAATCCCCACAAGATTTACTGGATAGGCATAAACTAATTTACGACTTAACACTATATTGTAACGGCATATTTAATATCTCACAAGCTATAGGCAGTGATGCCCTATTCGCACTAATGATAACTGCAAGACAAGTTGATAAAAAATACGGGACAGATTATTATAAGAGGGTAGAAAAGTATTTCGAGGAGGTAGCAAAACAAGACCTAACACTGGCAACAGCACAAACAGACGTAAAGGGGGATAGGAGCAAGAGACCATCAGAACAAGTAGACCCAGACATGTACGTGAGAATAGTAGACGTAAGGAGTGATGGCATAGTAGTCAAGGGAGCAAAGGCACACACAACACAATCAGCAGTATCAGACGAAATAATAGTAATACCAACAAGAGCAATGAGAGAAAACGACAAAGACTACGCAATAGCCTTCGCAATACCAACAAACACACAAGGACTAAAAATGTACACAAGACCAATAGACGAAATAGAGGGAAACACATCAGCAATACTAAGCAAAAAAGACTACGAACTAGAAACACTAACAGTATTCGACAACGTCTTCATACCCTGGGACAGAGTATTCCTATTCAAAGAATACGACCACGCAGGAACACTAGCAATGTTATTCGCAACATACCACAGATTCACAGCACTATCATACAGAGCAGCAACAATAAACTTATTCCTAGGTTCCTCCAGATTAATTTCTAAGTTAAATGGTATAGAGAATGAGAAACATGTTAGAGATGACATTGTAGACATAATTCTATATAAAGAGATATTGAGAAGTACTGCAATTGCTGCTGCTGTAAATCCAGTTTTCCTTGAGGAGATTGCTTTGCCTAATCCCATATTTACAAATGTTGGAAAATTATATTCGAATATGCATTTCCACGATGTCGTTAAGGATTTAATTGACATAGCGGGCGGAATTATTGCCACAATGCCCTCTGAAGAAGATTTAAAGAGCGAAGAAGGAAGCACAATAATTAAATATTTAAGGGGAGCAGTAAGTGGTGAGGAAAGAGTTAAGGGATTAAAGCTAGTAAAGGAATTAGCTGCAAGTCCAATTACTGGATACTTATTAACTGGAATGATACACGCTGAGGGTTCTATTGAGGCAAGCAAAATAGAGTTATTTAGAAGTTACAACTATAATGAAGCAGAAAATTTAATAAAGAAAATACTAGAATAG
- a CDS encoding R2-like ligand-binding oxidase has translation MTINFEEYKHEYFKSIKQGGLNWSLFPMKLYQLGKKLFWDPSSIDLSKDKEDWEKLNDMEKIMLINTCSKFSAGEEAVALDLHPLIVTLVKEGRVEEVMYLEQFIYEESKHVEAFRRFLDEIGVVEDLSAYTKDLSPNYKKIFYEELPKAMWNLSKDPSPENQARAVVTYNLIVEGVAAEGGYNIFRKITSTYNILPGFAKMINWIATDESRHIAFGIYLIARLVKENGERVYKAAMDHINYLAPYAIGIFSEPGSPEELPFNLKSSEMVEYAKKLLNIRVQAINRAKEMKLEMITPKDLNVIENLGDKI, from the coding sequence ATGACAATAAATTTTGAGGAGTATAAGCACGAATATTTTAAATCAATAAAGCAAGGAGGTTTGAATTGGTCCCTCTTTCCCATGAAATTATACCAATTAGGAAAGAAATTATTTTGGGATCCCTCATCCATAGATTTAAGTAAGGATAAGGAGGATTGGGAAAAATTAAATGATATGGAAAAGATAATGCTAATAAATACGTGTTCGAAATTCTCAGCAGGTGAAGAAGCAGTTGCATTAGACTTACATCCCTTAATAGTAACTTTAGTTAAAGAAGGAAGAGTGGAAGAAGTGATGTACTTAGAACAATTCATTTATGAAGAGTCTAAACACGTAGAGGCCTTTAGAAGATTTTTAGATGAAATTGGAGTAGTTGAAGACTTAAGTGCATATACGAAGGATTTATCTCCTAATTATAAAAAGATATTTTACGAAGAGTTACCCAAAGCTATGTGGAATTTATCTAAAGATCCCTCACCGGAAAATCAAGCTAGGGCAGTTGTTACGTACAATCTAATCGTGGAAGGAGTTGCTGCTGAAGGGGGTTATAATATTTTTAGGAAAATTACTAGTACATATAATATTTTGCCTGGATTTGCAAAAATGATAAATTGGATTGCCACTGATGAATCTAGGCATATAGCCTTTGGTATTTACTTAATAGCAAGGCTAGTAAAGGAAAATGGAGAAAGAGTATATAAGGCTGCAATGGATCACATTAACTATCTAGCTCCTTATGCAATAGGTATATTTTCAGAACCTGGAAGTCCAGAAGAATTACCGTTTAACCTTAAATCCTCTGAAATGGTGGAATACGCTAAGAAACTTCTTAATATAAGAGTCCAAGCAATTAATAGGGCTAAAGAAATGAAACTGGAAATGATAACACCTAAAGATTTAAATGTAATAGAAAATCTAGGTGATAAGATATGA
- a CDS encoding IS1 family transposase, whose amino-acid sequence MDLTTLAQLILLILRNLNFKPRKHKLEDIAYAIAAYLLGVQVTKLGIPPSTLYYYTKKLGIKRRREEKPPCPSCNSNKVIKNGSSRGKAKYKCKTCGRTFYQTPNHKMSREQKERILNEYLNRASIRGIARVEGKPLTTVYSLIKRKGVEAYVNLLVLQEQLKSFTAKVTVIDESWTYLRVRHGPKRVWIWNALADGLPFFTTGDRDYKTFSFLLNSLPKSEVNYTDDYSVYQVLDNHIASKKYTYTVESYHSYYRAHLARLARDTRAVNRSKRMVDYSLALLNVMYPHVFSREKTPLNEAYLREVQNIRENLI is encoded by the coding sequence ATGGACCTCACAACCCTCGCACAATTAATACTTCTGATTCTAAGAAATTTAAATTTTAAGCCTAGAAAGCACAAACTAGAAGACATTGCTTATGCTATAGCAGCATACCTTCTAGGAGTACAAGTTACAAAACTTGGAATACCACCATCAACACTATACTACTACACGAAAAAATTGGGGATAAAGAGGAGAAGAGAAGAAAAACCACCATGCCCATCATGTAACTCAAACAAAGTAATAAAGAACGGATCATCAAGGGGAAAAGCAAAATACAAGTGCAAAACGTGTGGAAGAACATTCTACCAAACACCTAATCACAAGATGAGTAGAGAACAAAAGGAAAGGATCTTGAATGAGTACTTGAATAGGGCGAGCATAAGGGGAATAGCAAGGGTTGAAGGAAAGCCTTTAACCACAGTTTACAGTCTGATAAAGAGAAAAGGAGTAGAAGCATATGTTAATTTATTAGTCCTACAAGAGCAACTAAAGAGCTTTACCGCAAAAGTCACGGTAATTGACGAGAGTTGGACTTATCTTAGGGTTAGGCATGGTCCCAAGAGGGTGTGGATTTGGAATGCTTTAGCTGATGGTTTACCCTTCTTTACTACGGGTGATAGGGATTATAAGACTTTCAGCTTTCTCTTGAATTCACTGCCCAAGAGTGAGGTTAATTATACTGATGATTACTCCGTTTATCAAGTTCTTGACAATCATATTGCGAGTAAGAAATACACTTACACGGTTGAGAGTTACCACTCTTACTATAGGGCACATTTGGCTAGGTTAGCTAGAGACACTAGGGCTGTTAATAGGAGTAAGAGGATGGTTGATTATAGTCTTGCCTTACTTAATGTCATGTATCCCCATGTGTTTTCAAGGGAGAAGACTCCCTTGAACGAGGCTTACTTGAGGGAAGTACAGAATATTAGAGAGAATCTGATATAA
- a CDS encoding SDR family oxidoreductase: MYSLKNRVVVVTGSGRGIGRAIAIRLAEEGSLLVVNAKKRSEEVNETVKAIKDIGGEAIGILADVSTREGCESLLKATIDRYSVVDILVNNAGLGIYSPFMNVDDKLLDKHISTDFKSVVYCSQAFAKEMREGGAIVNISSVAGISPAYGLSIYGAMKAAVIALTKYLALELAPKIRVNAIAPGFVKTKLGESMFQVLGMSEKEFAEKFTLMGKILDPEEVAEFTTAILKIESLTGQVFVLDSGESIKGGIK, from the coding sequence ATGTACTCTTTAAAAAATAGGGTCGTGGTTGTTACGGGTTCTGGAAGAGGTATTGGTAGAGCTATTGCTATAAGGTTAGCTGAGGAGGGTAGTTTGTTAGTTGTTAACGCTAAGAAAAGGAGTGAGGAAGTTAATGAGACCGTGAAAGCCATTAAGGATATCGGTGGAGAAGCTATCGGAATTTTAGCTGACGTTTCAACTAGAGAGGGTTGTGAGAGTTTACTTAAGGCTACTATTGATAGGTATAGTGTAGTTGACATTTTAGTTAATAATGCAGGCTTAGGTATATATTCTCCGTTCATGAATGTTGATGATAAATTATTAGATAAACATATCTCAACAGACTTTAAATCCGTAGTTTATTGTTCTCAAGCCTTTGCTAAGGAAATGAGGGAGGGTGGAGCTATAGTAAATATTTCATCAGTTGCGGGGATTTCTCCAGCATATGGGTTATCAATTTATGGAGCGATGAAGGCAGCAGTAATAGCGTTAACTAAATACTTAGCCCTAGAATTAGCACCTAAAATAAGGGTTAATGCAATAGCACCAGGATTCGTGAAAACTAAACTGGGAGAAAGTATGTTCCAGGTATTGGGAATGAGCGAAAAAGAATTCGCTGAAAAATTCACACTAATGGGGAAAATACTAGATCCAGAAGAGGTAGCGGAATTCACTACAGCAATACTAAAAATAGAATCACTGACGGGGCAAGTATTTGTATTAGACTCGGGAGAAAGTATAAAGGGTGGGATAAAGTAG
- a CDS encoding zinc-binding dehydrogenase yields MKAAVFKGMNLPLEIREVPTPFPRGDEILIRVASTGICHSDLHLINGELIGPLPEGFIIGHEIAGWVEEFASNVKNPYELRKGDPVLVSWIVPCGICKYCASGKENYCKQNASKMVGIIGINGGHAEYVSVPEIAVIPLGKKIDPYYSSPIACAYGTAYNALKSAKATSGKSVVIIGAGGVGSAAIQLANAMGLNPIIAVDIIQSKLEKAKELGATHAINALADDSRAKILEILEEGADIVYETKPNPDLKLSLEVVKAGGSIVVTGLGGFTNIAEIPITLFVSKGITLIGSLGYRPRIDLPELVSLASSGKIDTKKLVTHVYEPERINEAYENLKKGIHIRAVVKWN; encoded by the coding sequence ATGAAGGCTGCAGTATTTAAGGGAATGAACTTACCATTAGAGATCAGGGAAGTTCCTACTCCATTTCCGAGAGGAGATGAAATACTTATACGTGTAGCTTCTACTGGAATATGCCATAGTGATTTACATTTAATAAACGGAGAACTAATAGGACCGTTACCGGAGGGCTTTATAATAGGACATGAAATAGCAGGTTGGGTAGAGGAATTTGCAAGTAATGTGAAAAACCCCTATGAATTACGTAAGGGAGACCCAGTATTAGTATCATGGATAGTTCCATGCGGAATATGTAAGTACTGTGCGAGTGGAAAGGAAAATTACTGTAAACAAAACGCCAGCAAAATGGTTGGAATCATAGGAATTAATGGAGGGCACGCAGAATATGTCTCAGTACCCGAAATTGCAGTAATCCCGTTAGGTAAAAAGATAGATCCTTATTATTCATCTCCTATAGCTTGTGCGTATGGAACTGCATATAATGCTTTAAAAAGCGCTAAAGCCACTAGCGGAAAGAGCGTAGTCATTATAGGGGCTGGTGGTGTAGGATCCGCTGCAATCCAGCTAGCAAATGCGATGGGACTAAACCCTATTATAGCTGTAGATATAATACAGAGTAAGTTGGAAAAAGCTAAAGAATTAGGAGCTACACACGCAATAAACGCATTAGCCGACGATAGTAGGGCGAAAATATTAGAGATACTAGAGGAGGGTGCAGATATAGTATATGAAACCAAGCCTAATCCAGATCTTAAACTATCTCTTGAAGTAGTTAAAGCTGGTGGAAGTATAGTAGTTACTGGTCTTGGTGGTTTCACTAACATTGCAGAAATTCCCATAACGTTATTCGTATCTAAAGGAATTACACTTATAGGAAGCTTGGGTTATAGACCAAGAATAGATTTACCAGAGTTAGTAAGTTTAGCGTCTTCTGGGAAGATAGATACCAAAAAGTTAGTAACTCACGTTTATGAACCAGAGAGAATAAATGAAGCATACGAAAATCTTAAGAAAGGAATTCATATAAGGGCTGTAGTTAAATGGAATTAA
- a CDS encoding acryloyl-coenzyme A reductase translates to MKAVILPGYKKGYKVEELEEPKIGKDEVLVKVNKAALCYRDLLQIEGFYPKSKYPLILGHEMVGIIEKVGEDVREFKEGDRVTSMLFVPDWSCEYCKGGEEVYCKNRLIYAQELDGFFAEKAKLKANSLVRVPDGVSDDGAVIVPCVAAMVYRGLRKAGLKTGEVVLVTGASGGVGIHAIQVAKALGAKVIGVTSNENKAKIVSKFADYTIVGNKFSDEAKKIGDISIVIENTGTFTLEESLKCVRTGGKIIQIGNLDPSVTFNLRLGYLILKDISLMGHIGANKKDIEFTLNLVKEGKIRPVIGGEVSLEEFDKALELIKDKNRYGKILIKN, encoded by the coding sequence ATGAAAGCTGTTATTCTCCCTGGCTATAAAAAGGGATATAAGGTAGAGGAATTAGAAGAGCCAAAAATTGGTAAGGATGAAGTTTTGGTAAAGGTGAATAAAGCCGCATTATGTTATAGAGATTTATTACAGATTGAGGGATTTTATCCTAAATCTAAATACCCTTTGATTTTAGGTCATGAAATGGTAGGAATCATAGAAAAAGTTGGGGAAGATGTAAGAGAATTTAAAGAGGGAGATAGAGTGACTTCAATGCTTTTTGTACCAGATTGGTCCTGCGAGTACTGCAAAGGTGGTGAGGAGGTTTACTGTAAAAATAGGCTAATATATGCGCAAGAACTTGATGGGTTCTTCGCTGAAAAAGCTAAATTAAAAGCTAATAGCTTAGTTAGGGTACCAGATGGTGTCTCTGATGATGGAGCTGTAATAGTGCCGTGTGTAGCAGCAATGGTTTATAGGGGTTTAAGAAAGGCAGGTTTAAAAACAGGTGAGGTAGTTTTAGTAACAGGTGCTAGTGGTGGTGTTGGTATTCATGCAATTCAAGTTGCCAAAGCATTAGGTGCTAAAGTTATTGGAGTTACGAGTAATGAAAATAAGGCTAAAATAGTTTCCAAGTTTGCAGATTATACTATAGTAGGGAATAAATTTTCAGATGAGGCTAAAAAGATCGGTGACATTTCAATTGTCATTGAAAACACTGGTACTTTTACCTTAGAGGAGAGTTTAAAGTGCGTAAGAACTGGAGGGAAGATTATTCAGATAGGTAATTTAGACCCTTCAGTTACGTTCAACTTAAGGTTAGGATATCTTATATTAAAGGACATAAGTCTAATGGGTCATATAGGCGCGAATAAGAAGGATATAGAATTTACACTGAATTTGGTTAAAGAAGGTAAAATAAGACCAGTAATTGGAGGGGAAGTTAGCTTAGAGGAATTCGATAAGGCATTAGAGTTAATTAAAGATAAAAACAGATATGGAAAAATATTAATTAAAAATTAG
- a CDS encoding STK_08120 family protein gives MLITILSDPSFTLYKILGADTVVSNRNEFETSISLGLISLILHGLIYIGANKVINSIP, from the coding sequence GTGTTAATTACTATTCTCTCTGATCCTAGTTTTACGTTATATAAAATTTTAGGTGCTGATACAGTAGTTAGTAACAGAAACGAATTTGAGACATCTATCTCCTTAGGGTTGATTTCCTTAATTTTGCACGGTTTAATATACATAGGAGCTAATAAGGTTATAAATTCTATACCGTAG
- a CDS encoding acetyl-CoA C-acetyltransferase, translated as MLEDVYLVDFLRTPFTRFSRKDPQKDPFYNIRPEELAGLVINKLIEKNGINPSEIDELITGCALQVGEQWAFGGRHEIFAAKLPYTIPTMAVDRQCASSLTSVAIGAMEISSGMADIVIAGGVEKMSRTPMFDNPHIEINTKFLTDPKYAEYDLTTGYVMGLTAEKLAEEANISREEMDRWSLRSHQLAWKAIQEGYFKEEILPIEVEMDDKKFKLDIDQSVRQDTSLEKLAQLPPAFKPNGKITAGNSAPLNSGSSYVLLMSKNALKKYGLTPMAKIRSYGFAGVPPAVMGKGPVPASKKALEKAKLSVKDIDLWEINEAFAVVVLYAIRELGLDAESVNRRGGAIAIGHPLGATGARIVGTLARQLILDGKDYGVATLCVGGGQGGAIVLEKV; from the coding sequence ATGTTAGAAGACGTATATCTTGTAGATTTTCTCAGAACACCCTTCACTAGGTTCTCAAGAAAGGACCCTCAGAAGGACCCATTTTATAATATTAGACCAGAAGAGTTGGCTGGACTTGTAATTAATAAGTTAATAGAAAAGAATGGGATAAACCCCAGTGAAATAGACGAGTTAATAACTGGTTGTGCACTTCAAGTAGGCGAACAATGGGCTTTTGGAGGAAGGCACGAAATTTTCGCAGCTAAATTACCCTATACTATTCCAACTATGGCCGTAGATAGACAATGTGCATCATCACTAACTTCAGTCGCCATAGGTGCGATGGAAATCTCAAGTGGTATGGCAGATATAGTAATAGCAGGAGGTGTAGAAAAAATGTCTAGGACTCCTATGTTCGATAATCCACATATTGAAATTAACACTAAATTCTTAACCGACCCTAAATACGCTGAATATGACCTAACTACCGGTTACGTTATGGGGCTTACTGCTGAAAAACTGGCTGAGGAAGCTAACATAAGTAGGGAGGAAATGGATAGATGGTCATTAAGAAGCCATCAATTAGCGTGGAAAGCTATACAAGAGGGTTACTTTAAAGAAGAGATATTGCCAATTGAAGTGGAAATGGACGATAAGAAGTTTAAGTTAGATATCGATCAATCCGTAAGACAAGACACAAGTCTAGAAAAGTTAGCCCAATTACCACCCGCGTTCAAACCTAATGGTAAGATAACTGCAGGAAATTCAGCTCCTTTAAATTCAGGCTCCTCTTACGTCCTTCTAATGTCTAAAAACGCCCTTAAGAAATACGGATTAACTCCAATGGCAAAAATAAGAAGCTATGGATTTGCAGGGGTACCTCCAGCTGTAATGGGTAAGGGCCCAGTGCCAGCCTCTAAAAAAGCTTTAGAAAAAGCTAAGCTAAGTGTAAAAGATATAGATCTTTGGGAAATAAACGAGGCTTTTGCTGTAGTAGTACTTTACGCTATAAGAGAACTGGGATTAGATGCGGAAAGCGTAAATAGGAGGGGAGGAGCAATAGCAATAGGACATCCTTTAGGTGCTACTGGGGCGAGAATAGTTGGAACATTAGCTAGGCAGTTAATTTTGGATGGAAAGGATTACGGAGTAGCTACATTGTGCGTTGGTGGAGGACAAGGAGGGGCAATAGTATTAGAAAAAGTCTAA